TTAAGAATATTAAAAAGtacatgaatatatatatatatatttcaggGTTACCAAGCTGAAATCTGCAGCTAGATCAGTCAAAATTTTCGATTTTTCTCTCATGGAATGCGGGCTTATATAAAAATAAAGCTGCGTAAATGGCTACTTAATTATAGTCGACCACAGGGACATGGCATAACTTGGCTTTTGGCATAACTTGGCTTTTGTAAATCTTGTTGAATACAGTAGACTATTACAGTAAAACctctataaattaatatagttgggaccggagaattctattaatttagagaggtattaattaatcgataaattaataattattaatttatagagaattttcggtagcaaacaaaattaacttttgattaaatttttattcacataaatttaaataaaatgaattgtacaatttatattttatacttaattcaattaattcaatgtatatgaatttagaaagtacaatatattagattcaaagtccatgtagtgtataagttgaattcattgtattttacatagaaaatattcattgtatattaggaaaattcaaagtacatgaattaatttaattcattgtattttacatagaaagtattcaatgtatgtgtagtcataaaatatattatatatactgtATATACTAGATTGGGGAAAAAATTATACAAACAAAACAATGGCTTCTCATCTAAAAGGTGTCACAAAATCAACAATGACGGATGAAGCAAGAAAAGCATTATGTGTATAAAAGAGAAAATTCATCATGCACTCAAAAAGATCTCCAGTTGTGGCTCGAGAATAAGTTTCATCTAAAAGTTAGTCAAGGTACAATATCAAATACACTGAAAAGGTCAGCAGACTATCTTGCAGCTAATTACTTAGAGAAAAGAAAAGATACTAAGCGACATAAACCAGCAAAATATCCATATATGGAGAAGGTTCTCTATGAATGGTTTCTCCAGTACCAAGATCGTGTTAATATGACAGGAGAGCTAATTTTAGAGAAGGCAAAAGAgatcatgaaaattttataccCTCAACAAGATCAGGAGCACACTTTTTCTCAAGGTTGGCTTGAGAAATTCAAGTTAAGACATGGTATTAAGTCATTTCGTCGCTTTGGAGAAAGTGGTTCCGTTGATGTACAGGACATGGAGAAGAAACTGGAGTCCATAAGGGAAAAAATAAACCAATTCCCTATGAAAGATGTTTTTAACATGGACGAAACTGGTTTGTTTTACAGGTTACAAGCTGATCACTCTCTTGCTACGAAACAACTTGAAGGAAGAAAACAAGACAAAGAAAGGCTCACGGTTGTTATATGTTGCAATGAAGATGGCTCTGAAAAAATTCCTTTATGGATTATTGGAAAGTATGCAAAGCCACGGTGCTTCAAGAATGTTAACATGGGCAGCTTGAATTGTCATTATCGTGCAAACAAAAGAGCTTGGATGACTAGTGTACTTTTTGATGAATACATTCGTTGGTTTGATAGCCAAATGCAAGGCAGAAGAATTTTGTTTGTGGTAGATAACTGTCCACCACATCcaaaaaatattgaaggactacaaAATGTTGAGTTGTACTTCCTGCCACCTAACATGACATCAAAAATCCAACCTTGTGATGCAGGAATTATAAGAGCTTTCAAGATGCACTATCGCAGGAGATTTTATCGTGGGTTATTAGAAGGTTATGAGTTGGGACAATCTGATCCAGGAAAGATTAATGTTTTGGATGCTATCAATTATGCAGTCGCGACGTGGACGACAAATGTAAAACAAGAGTCAATAGCAAGGTGCTTTCAACATTGCAAAATTCGTTCCATAGATGAAGTTTCGAGCAATTTAAATGAACATACAACTCCGGAAGAATACATTCATGAACTTGAGGTGATGATTAAGGATCTAGGTTATCGTAATAAAATGGATGTTAATAACTTCTTAGATTATCCGggtgaaaatgaatcatgttccGAGGTCCAGAGTATAGAAGAGATTGCAAACACCATCCTTGAAAATAGTGTTGAAGATGATCTTGAAGACGATACAACACCGTTGGAGCCGGTTACACGTAAAGAAGCACTCAAGGCATAAAAAATGCTTAATAACTTTTTGATGCAACATGAAAGCACCACACCCGAGATTTTGGATGCAATAAGGAAGATTAGGGATGAGCTtcatgttgatttaaattatatgaaaaagcaaactacaattgaatcatattttacaaagatgtaatagctatatttttatgaatataagggaattattaatttatagttttattgggaccatatttttatacagggttttcaaaaaaattattatcttattatcttatcgaaattgatcattttttgaactggcccaagtcgggaccggacaaaattattaatttagagagattattaattaatcgagtaTTAATTTACAGAGGTTTTACTGTATATAGTTAACTAAAATTATGGAAAAGTCAGTTATTTAATATGATATCAGATTTCATATTCAAGTTAACATAATATATGACGTGGTATAAATTAAAGTCCACTTATTGGTCAAACTGCCAGCAAGAATTTTGGCACTTTTTTCAAGGCCTCTGCTATGGATGCATCTAAATTATATAACCTCGGGGGAGGATTTGAAACAATGCATCTAAGAGCAAGTCCAAGAGTGTCCTAACATTTGccttaaaaataatataaaatatagtGTCCTAGTAATTTAGGACATCAATTTTGTACATTCACTCCAACAAC
The sequence above is drawn from the Apium graveolens cultivar Ventura chromosome 2, ASM990537v1, whole genome shotgun sequence genome and encodes:
- the LOC141700511 gene encoding ARS-binding protein 1-like — protein: MKQEKHYVYKRENSSCTQKDLQLWLENKFHLKVSQGTISNTLKRSADYLAANYLEKRKDTKRHKPAKYPYMEKVLYEWFLQYQDRVNMTGELILEKAKEIMKILYPQQDQEHTFSQGWLEKFKLRHGIKSFRRFGESGSVDVQDMEKKLESIREKINQFPMKDVFNMDETGLFYRLQADHSLATKQLEGRKQDKERLTVVICCNEDGSEKIPLWIIGKYAKPRCFKNVNMGSLNCHYRANKRAWMTSVLFDEYIRWFDSQMQGRRILFVVDNCPPHPKNIEGLQNVELYFLPPNMTSKIQPCDAGIIRAFKMHYRRRFYRGLLEGYELGQSDPGKINVLDAINYAVATWTTNVKQESIARCFQHCKIRSIDEVSSNLNEHTTPEEYIHELEVMIKDLGYRNKMDVNNFLDYPGENESCSEVQSIEEIANTILENSVEDDLEDDTTPLEPVTRKEALKA